Proteins encoded by one window of Mesorhizobium sp. INR15:
- a CDS encoding fatty-acid--CoA ligase, which translates to MLGLMQQWPLLCHKLLDNAATQHGGREIVSRSIEGPIVRTTYADIHRRALKVAQRLERDGYGLGDRIATLAWNTSRHIETWYGIMGVGAVYHTLNPRLFPEQITWIMNNAEDKAIFVDLTFMPLLEKIAGAVKSLKQVIVLTDNAHMPRTALPNVVAYEEWLDEADGDFAWKTFDENTAAGMCYTSGTTGDPKGVVYSHRSNVLHAMIAAMPDAMGISSRETILPVVPMFHANAWGLGQSAPMIGAKLVMPGCKMDGASIYELLDTEKVTFSAAVPTVWMMLLQYLEETGNKLPFLSKVVIGGSSCPRTVMQKFQDNYGVQVIHAWGMTEMSPLGTLCTLKPEYAGLEGDARLAVQQKQGYPPFGVEMKITDDDNKAQPWDGKTFGRLKVRGPAVANAYYGGVGSDQFDENGWFDTGDVAHVDAGGYMQITDRAKDVIKSGGEWISTIDLENLAVGHPDVAEAAAIGVHHSKWGERPLLVIVRKPGKEPTKADILDFMNGKVAKWWMPDDVAFVGEIPHTAAGKIQKITLRQQFKDYRLPTD; encoded by the coding sequence ATGCTCGGACTGATGCAACAGTGGCCGCTGCTTTGCCACAAGCTCCTCGACAACGCGGCCACGCAGCATGGCGGGCGCGAGATCGTGTCACGTTCCATCGAAGGGCCGATTGTCCGCACCACCTATGCCGACATACACCGTCGCGCCTTGAAGGTAGCGCAGCGGCTGGAGCGCGACGGCTATGGTTTGGGCGACCGCATCGCGACCCTCGCCTGGAATACATCGCGCCACATCGAGACCTGGTACGGCATCATGGGTGTTGGCGCTGTCTATCACACGCTCAATCCACGCCTGTTTCCTGAGCAGATCACCTGGATCATGAACAACGCCGAGGACAAGGCGATCTTCGTCGATCTGACCTTCATGCCGCTGCTCGAGAAGATCGCCGGCGCGGTCAAGTCGCTGAAACAGGTGATCGTGCTCACCGACAACGCGCACATGCCGCGGACGGCACTCCCCAATGTCGTCGCCTACGAAGAATGGCTTGATGAGGCCGATGGCGATTTCGCCTGGAAGACCTTTGATGAAAATACCGCCGCCGGCATGTGCTATACCTCGGGCACGACAGGCGACCCGAAGGGCGTGGTCTACAGCCATCGTTCCAATGTGCTGCATGCCATGATCGCCGCGATGCCTGACGCGATGGGCATATCGTCGCGTGAAACCATCTTGCCGGTCGTGCCGATGTTCCATGCCAATGCCTGGGGCCTCGGCCAGAGCGCGCCGATGATCGGCGCCAAGCTGGTCATGCCCGGCTGCAAGATGGACGGCGCCTCGATCTACGAACTGCTCGACACCGAGAAGGTGACTTTCAGCGCCGCCGTGCCAACGGTGTGGATGATGCTGCTGCAATATCTGGAGGAAACCGGCAACAAGCTCCCTTTTCTGAGCAAGGTTGTCATTGGCGGCTCGTCTTGTCCGCGCACGGTCATGCAGAAATTCCAAGACAATTATGGTGTCCAGGTCATCCACGCCTGGGGCATGACGGAAATGTCGCCGCTCGGCACGCTGTGCACGCTGAAGCCGGAATATGCCGGCCTTGAGGGCGACGCCCGGCTCGCGGTGCAGCAGAAGCAGGGTTACCCGCCCTTCGGCGTCGAAATGAAGATCACCGACGACGACAACAAGGCGCAACCATGGGATGGCAAGACATTCGGACGCCTGAAAGTGCGCGGGCCCGCTGTTGCCAACGCCTACTATGGCGGTGTCGGTTCCGATCAGTTCGACGAGAATGGCTGGTTCGATACCGGCGATGTCGCCCATGTCGATGCCGGTGGCTACATGCAGATCACCGATCGCGCCAAGGATGTCATCAAGTCCGGTGGCGAGTGGATTTCGACGATCGATCTCGAGAACCTTGCGGTCGGCCATCCAGACGTGGCCGAGGCCGCGGCGATCGGCGTCCATCATTCGAAATGGGGTGAGCGGCCTTTGCTGGTCATCGTCCGTAAGCCCGGCAAGGAGCCGACCAAGGCCGACATTCTCGATTTCATGAACGGCAAGGTGGCCAAGTGGTGGATGCCGGACGATGTCGCCTTCGTTGGTGAAATCCCGCACACCGCCGCCGGCAAAATCCAGAAAATCACGCTGCGCCAGCAATTCAAGGACTATCGGCTGCCGACGGATTGA
- a CDS encoding DUF427 domain-containing protein, giving the protein MDQVVNPSPGFQRNPDKVITVEPYIGTVTVRAGDTIVASSTKARVLTEAPYSPAFYIPFDDINFDQLRGTDMSTHCPYKGDASYWSVLAAGEAGKDAMWAYEQPFDEMAEIRNHGAFYASKVTIEATPG; this is encoded by the coding sequence ATGGATCAGGTCGTCAATCCGTCACCCGGCTTTCAACGCAATCCCGACAAGGTCATCACTGTCGAGCCTTACATCGGAACCGTCACTGTGCGGGCCGGAGACACGATTGTCGCCTCATCGACCAAAGCCAGGGTGCTGACCGAAGCCCCTTACTCACCGGCCTTCTACATTCCATTCGACGACATCAATTTCGACCAGCTTCGCGGCACTGATATGTCGACCCATTGCCCTTACAAAGGTGATGCGAGTTACTGGAGTGTGTTGGCTGCCGGCGAGGCGGGCAAGGATGCGATGTGGGCGTATGAACAGCCATTCGACGAGATGGCGGAGATCCGCAACCACGGCGCCTTCTATGCCAGCAAAGTCACGATCGAAGCGACACCAGGCTAA
- a CDS encoding polysaccharide deacetylase family protein yields MRLASAFLIPAFLAVGATAASASAKLLEPDLHVVRSDKPAIRVALTFDACDGRTDERILSALIDNKIPATIFITAKWLKRNAAAFETMRAHPDLFELENHGARHVPAVDEPVKVYGISAAGSTDAVKAEVEGGAQALVAAGAPAPKWFRGATAKYTATSIELIHKLGFKVAGYSLNADGGSLLGAATTGKRIAAAKDGDVVIAHINQPTHAAGEGVVKGLLQLKSRGVTFVRLQDDNNAGSEPTTN; encoded by the coding sequence ATGCGCCTGGCTTCGGCATTTCTCATACCGGCATTTCTCGCGGTTGGCGCCACGGCGGCGAGCGCGTCGGCAAAACTGCTCGAGCCTGATTTGCACGTTGTGCGGTCGGACAAGCCTGCCATCCGTGTCGCGCTGACATTTGATGCCTGCGATGGGCGGACGGATGAGCGGATTCTGTCGGCGCTGATCGACAACAAGATTCCAGCCACCATCTTCATCACGGCAAAATGGCTGAAGCGCAACGCCGCGGCTTTCGAGACGATGCGGGCACACCCCGATCTTTTCGAACTGGAAAATCACGGCGCCCGGCATGTTCCAGCCGTCGATGAGCCTGTGAAGGTTTACGGGATCAGCGCGGCCGGCAGCACCGATGCAGTGAAAGCGGAGGTCGAGGGTGGCGCGCAGGCCCTGGTGGCAGCGGGTGCCCCGGCGCCGAAATGGTTCCGAGGCGCGACGGCGAAATACACCGCCACGTCGATCGAACTGATACACAAGCTCGGTTTCAAGGTCGCGGGTTACTCATTGAACGCCGATGGCGGATCGCTGCTTGGAGCCGCCACGACCGGAAAACGGATCGCGGCGGCGAAGGACGGCGACGTCGTGATCGCGCATATCAACCAGCCCACCCATGCGGCTGGTGAAGGCGTGGTGAAAGGTCTTCTGCAACTGAAGAGCCGAGGCGTTACCTTCGTCAGGCTGCAAGACGATAACAACGCCGGCAGCGAGCCGACCACAAACTGA
- the ppdK gene encoding pyruvate, phosphate dikinase — protein MTKWVYTFGDGAAEGRAGDKNLLGGKGANLAEMSSLGLPVPPGFTITSEVCNAYYANARAYPASLEADVTVALDHIGRLTGRRFGDPSKLLLVSVRSGARASMPGMMDTVLNLGLNDETVEALAADSGDARFAYDSYRRFIQMYSDVVMGLDHEVFEEILEDQKGGLGHELDTELTAIEWQGVIALYKAKVEEELGRPFPQDPHEQLWGAIGAVFSSWMNNRAITYRRLHDIPESWGTAVNIQAMVFGNMGETSATGVAFTRNPSTGEKMLYGEFLVNAQGEDVVAGIRTPQNITEAARIAAGSDKPSLQKLMPDAFQAFVTISDRLEQHYRDMQDLEFTIERGKLWMLQTRSGKRTAKAALKIAVEMAGDKLITREEAVARIDPASLDQLLHPTIDPKAPRDVIGIGLPASPGAATGEIVFSSGDAEDLKAQGRKAILVRIETSPEDIHGMHAAEGILTTRGGMTSHAAVVARGMGKPCVSGAGSLRVDYKAGTLMAMGSTFRKGDIITIDGSNGQVLKGTVSMLQPELSGDFAAIMEWADAVRRMKVRTNAETPLDARMARSFGAEGIGLCRTEHMFFDGDRIVAMREMILADTEKERRAALAKLLPMQRSDFLELFEIMAGLPVTIRLLDPPLHEFLPKTEAEVAEVAAAMNVSPDKLRQRTEALHEFNPMLGHRGCRLAVSYPEIAEMQARAIFEAAVEAGKKAGALVVPEIMVPLVGLVKELDYVKARIDAVAKSVMEETGVKIDYLTGTMIELPRAAIRAHVIAATAEFFSFGTNDLTQTTFGISRDDAASFLETYRQKGIIEQDPFVSLDIEGVGELVRMAAEKGRATRPDIKLGICGEHGGDPASIRFCEEVGLDYVSCSPYRVPIARLAAAQAAVRAKS, from the coding sequence ATGACCAAATGGGTATACACCTTTGGCGATGGTGCGGCGGAAGGCCGTGCCGGCGACAAGAATCTGCTGGGCGGCAAGGGCGCCAACCTGGCCGAGATGTCCAGCCTCGGGCTGCCTGTGCCTCCGGGTTTCACCATCACGTCGGAAGTGTGCAACGCCTATTACGCGAACGCCCGCGCATACCCGGCCTCGCTGGAGGCGGATGTCACGGTGGCGCTTGACCATATTGGCCGGCTGACCGGCCGCCGCTTCGGCGATCCGTCCAAACTGCTCCTGGTCTCGGTGCGCTCCGGCGCACGGGCCTCGATGCCCGGCATGATGGACACGGTGCTCAATCTCGGTCTCAACGACGAGACCGTCGAGGCGCTCGCCGCCGATTCCGGCGATGCACGCTTTGCCTATGACAGCTACCGCCGCTTCATCCAGATGTATTCCGATGTCGTCATGGGCCTCGACCATGAAGTGTTCGAGGAAATCCTCGAGGACCAGAAGGGTGGGCTCGGCCATGAGCTCGACACCGAACTGACGGCGATCGAATGGCAGGGCGTCATTGCTCTGTACAAGGCCAAGGTCGAGGAAGAACTCGGCAGGCCGTTCCCGCAAGATCCGCACGAGCAGCTCTGGGGCGCCATTGGCGCGGTGTTTTCAAGCTGGATGAACAACCGCGCCATCACCTATCGGCGCCTGCACGACATTCCCGAAAGCTGGGGCACGGCGGTCAATATCCAGGCCATGGTGTTCGGCAACATGGGCGAGACCTCGGCCACCGGCGTTGCCTTCACCCGCAACCCGTCGACCGGCGAAAAGATGCTGTATGGCGAGTTCCTGGTGAACGCGCAGGGTGAGGATGTCGTTGCCGGCATCCGCACGCCACAGAACATTACCGAGGCGGCGCGCATCGCAGCCGGTTCCGACAAGCCATCGCTGCAGAAGCTGATGCCGGATGCCTTCCAGGCGTTCGTCACCATCTCGGACCGGCTTGAGCAGCATTATCGCGACATGCAGGACCTCGAATTCACCATCGAGCGCGGCAAGCTGTGGATGCTGCAGACCCGTTCGGGCAAGCGCACCGCCAAGGCGGCGCTCAAGATCGCCGTCGAGATGGCGGGCGACAAGCTTATCACAAGGGAAGAGGCCGTCGCCCGTATCGATCCGGCCTCGCTCGACCAGTTGCTGCATCCGACCATTGATCCGAAGGCACCGCGCGATGTCATCGGCATCGGCCTGCCGGCGTCACCCGGCGCCGCGACCGGCGAGATCGTCTTTTCCTCGGGCGATGCCGAGGACCTGAAGGCGCAAGGCCGCAAGGCGATCCTGGTGCGCATCGAAACCAGCCCTGAGGACATCCACGGCATGCATGCCGCGGAAGGCATCCTGACCACACGCGGCGGCATGACCAGCCATGCCGCGGTTGTGGCACGAGGCATGGGCAAGCCCTGCGTGTCGGGTGCCGGCTCGCTGCGCGTCGACTACAAGGCCGGCACGCTGATGGCGATGGGCTCGACCTTCCGCAAGGGCGACATCATCACCATCGACGGCAGCAACGGCCAGGTGCTGAAAGGTACCGTGTCGATGCTGCAGCCGGAACTGTCCGGCGATTTCGCCGCCATCATGGAATGGGCCGATGCAGTGCGCCGCATGAAGGTGCGCACCAATGCCGAAACGCCGCTCGATGCGCGCATGGCGCGTTCGTTCGGCGCCGAGGGCATCGGGCTTTGCCGGACCGAGCACATGTTCTTCGACGGCGACCGCATTGTCGCCATGCGCGAGATGATCCTGGCCGACACCGAGAAGGAAAGGCGTGCGGCACTTGCCAAGCTCTTGCCGATGCAGCGTTCGGATTTCCTCGAACTGTTTGAGATCATGGCCGGCCTGCCGGTGACGATCCGCCTGCTTGATCCGCCGCTGCATGAGTTCTTGCCCAAGACCGAGGCGGAAGTGGCGGAAGTCGCCGCTGCCATGAATGTGTCGCCGGACAAGCTCCGGCAGCGTACCGAAGCCTTGCACGAGTTCAACCCGATGCTCGGCCATCGCGGCTGCCGGCTCGCTGTCTCCTATCCGGAGATCGCCGAGATGCAGGCGCGCGCCATTTTCGAGGCGGCCGTCGAGGCCGGCAAGAAGGCAGGCGCGCTGGTGGTTCCCGAGATCATGGTGCCGCTGGTTGGCCTGGTGAAGGAGCTTGACTACGTCAAGGCCCGCATCGACGCGGTGGCCAAGAGCGTGATGGAAGAGACCGGCGTCAAGATCGATTATCTCACCGGCACGATGATCGAACTGCCGCGCGCGGCGATCCGCGCGCATGTCATTGCGGCTACAGCGGAATTCTTCTCTTTCGGCACTAATGACCTGACCCAGACCACGTTCGGCATTTCGCGTGACGATGCGGCCTCGTTCCTGGAGACCTATCGCCAGAAAGGCATCATCGAGCAGGATCCGTTCGTCTCGCTCGACATTGAAGGCGTCGGCGAACTGGTTCGTATGGCGGCCGAGAAGGGCAGGGCGACCCGCCCCGACATCAAGCTCGGCATCTGCGGCGAACATGGCGGCGATCCGGCATCGATCCGTTTTTGTGAAGAGGTCGGTCTCGACTATGTCTCCTGTTCGCCTTATCGCGTGCCGATCGCCAGGCTGGCTGCGGCACAGGCAGCGGTTCGCGCAAAGAGCTGA
- a CDS encoding VOC family protein has product MKLTGKLDYLEMPATGGTLDRLKAFYSSAFAWSFTDYGPTYSAFAEGLDGGFQADSGEAPAKPLPVLYSQDLEETFNAVEAAGGKIVKPIFAFPGGRRFHFVDPAGNELAVWGE; this is encoded by the coding sequence ATGAAACTGACCGGCAAACTCGACTATCTGGAAATGCCTGCGACCGGCGGGACCCTGGACAGGTTGAAGGCTTTCTACAGCAGCGCCTTCGCCTGGTCATTCACCGACTACGGCCCAACTTATTCGGCCTTTGCCGAAGGTCTCGATGGCGGCTTCCAGGCCGATAGCGGCGAAGCCCCCGCCAAGCCGCTGCCGGTGCTCTATTCCCAGGACTTGGAAGAGACTTTCAATGCCGTCGAAGCCGCCGGCGGCAAGATCGTCAAGCCAATCTTCGCGTTTCCCGGCGGCAGGCGCTTCCACTTCGTCGATCCGGCCGGCAATGAGTTGGCCGTCTGGGGCGAATAG